From a region of the Oryzias melastigma strain HK-1 linkage group LG4, ASM292280v2, whole genome shotgun sequence genome:
- the tnfaip8l1 gene encoding tumor necrosis factor alpha-induced protein 8-like protein 1 — MDSFSTKSLALQAQKKLMSKMATKSVANLFIDDTSSEVLDELYRVTKEYTRNRKESQKIIKNLIKMVVKLGVLYRNNQFNSEELVLVENFRKKVHTLAMTAVSFYQIDFTFDRRVMSGILNECRELLHQAIRRHLTAKSHSRVNHVFNHFADCDFLAALYGPSEVYRAHLQRICNGLNKMLDDGNL, encoded by the exons ATGGACTCCTTCAGCACCAAGAGTTTAGCCCTCCAGGCGCAGAAGAAGCTGATGAGCAAGATGGCCACCAAGAGCGTGGCCAACCTCTTCATCGACGACACCAGCAGCGAAGTGCTGGACGAGCTGTACCGCGTCACCAAGGAGTACACCCGCAACCGCAAGGAGTCTCAGAAGATCATCAAGAACCTGATCAAGATGGTGGTGAAGCTGGGCGTGCTCTACAGGAACAATCAGTTCAACAGCGAGGAGCTGGTCCTGGTGGAGAACTtcag GAAGAAGGTCCACACTCTGGCCATGACGGCCGTCAGCTTCTATCAGATCGACTTCACCTTCGACCGCCGCGTGATGAGCGGCATTCTGAACGAGTGCCGGGAACTCCTGCATCAGGCCATCCGGCGCCACCTGACGGCCAAGAGCCACTCGCGGGTCAACCACGTCTTCAATCACTTCGCTGACTGTGACTTCTTGGCGGCTCTGTACGGGCCCTCGGAGGTTTACCGCGCCCACCTACAGAGGATCTGTAACGGCCTTAACAAGATGCTGGACGACGGGAAcctctga